A portion of the Macrobrachium nipponense isolate FS-2020 chromosome 12, ASM1510439v2, whole genome shotgun sequence genome contains these proteins:
- the LOC135224882 gene encoding uncharacterized protein LOC135224882 produces MTVNDKDEKVESNFSLKKKKRKHDTVNDEDEKAESNFSPKKKKRKLDKGRDCLVSCRNERRIVKNKKHKSQTKAEDDDRVQNRLEDWGIATESNVSQNNHESTEIRKKEKSSFHMKKDKKKKCKKMDDQSIVVCVPSELSIDSVIVNKDKTVKKKKKKRFICE; encoded by the coding sequence ATGACTGTTAATGATAAAGATGAGAAAGTGGAATCAAACTTtagtcttaaaaagaaaaaacgtaaACATGATACTGTTAATGATGAAGATGAGAAAGCAGAATCAAACTTTAgtcctaaaaagaaaaaacgtaAACTTGATAAAGGTCGTGATTGTTTAGTTTCTTGCAGAAATGAAAGGAGAattgtgaaaaacaaaaaacacaaaagtcAGACTAAAGCTGAAGATGATGATAGAGTTCAAAATAGATTAGAGGATTGGGGAATAGCAACAGAATCTAATGTATCACAAAATAATCATGAATCAACTGaaataaggaaaaaggaaaaaagtagcttccatatgaaaaaagataaaaagaaaaaatgtaaaaaaatggatGACCAAAGTATTGTAGTCTGTGTTCCCAGTGAACTTTCCATTGATAGTGTAATAGTGAATAAAGACAAaactgtgaaaaagaaaaagaaaaaaaggttcaTTTGTGAATGA